A single genomic interval of Panthera uncia isolate 11264 chromosome A1 unlocalized genomic scaffold, Puncia_PCG_1.0 HiC_scaffold_17, whole genome shotgun sequence harbors:
- the ESM1 gene encoding endothelial cell-specific molecule 1 isoform X2, giving the protein MKSLLLLATLLVPAHLATTWSPKYAVDCPERCDRAECKSSLSCKRTVLDDCGCCRVCAAGLGETCYRTVSGMDGAKCGPGLRCQFYSEEDDFGDEFGICKEHDMASGDGNTVTEELVKTNTRSPVMKWLNPR; this is encoded by the exons ATGAAGAGCCTCTTGCTGCTAGCCACGCTCCTGGTACCCGCGCACCTGGCGACGACCTGGAGCCCCAAGTACGCGGTCGACTGCCCCGAGCGATGCGACCGCGCCGAGTGCAAAAGCAGCCTGAGCTGCAAGCGGACAGTGCTGGACGACTGCGGCTGCTGCCGGGTGTGCGCCGCGGGCCTGGGCGAAACCTGCTACCGCACCGTCTCCGGCATGGACGGCGCCAAGTGTGGCCCGGGGCTCAGGTGTCAGTTTTACAGTGAGGAAGATGACTTTGGTGACGAGTTTGGTATCTGCAAAG AGCATGACATGGCATCTGGAGACGGCAATACTGTGACAGAAGAACTTGTAAAAACGAATACCCGCTCGCCTGTAATGAAATGGTTAAATCCTCGCTGA
- the ESM1 gene encoding endothelial cell-specific molecule 1 isoform X1 produces the protein MKSLLLLATLLVPAHLATTWSPKYAVDCPERCDRAECKSSLSCKRTVLDDCGCCRVCAAGLGETCYRTVSGMDGAKCGPGLRCQFYSEEDDFGDEFGICKDCPYGTFGMECKETCNCQSGICDRVTGKCLKFPFLQYSVAKTSNRRLVSTEHDMASGDGNTVTEELVKTNTRSPVMKWLNPR, from the exons ATGAAGAGCCTCTTGCTGCTAGCCACGCTCCTGGTACCCGCGCACCTGGCGACGACCTGGAGCCCCAAGTACGCGGTCGACTGCCCCGAGCGATGCGACCGCGCCGAGTGCAAAAGCAGCCTGAGCTGCAAGCGGACAGTGCTGGACGACTGCGGCTGCTGCCGGGTGTGCGCCGCGGGCCTGGGCGAAACCTGCTACCGCACCGTCTCCGGCATGGACGGCGCCAAGTGTGGCCCGGGGCTCAGGTGTCAGTTTTACAGTGAGGAAGATGACTTTGGTGACGAGTTTGGTATCTGCAAAG ACTGTCCCTACGGCACCTTCGGGATGGAATGCAAGGAGACATGCAACTGTCAGTCCGGCATATGTGACAGAGTGACTGGCAAATGTCTGAAATTTCCCTTCCTCCAATATTCAGTAGCCAAGACTTCCAACAGGAGACTTGTTTCTACAG AGCATGACATGGCATCTGGAGACGGCAATACTGTGACAGAAGAACTTGTAAAAACGAATACCCGCTCGCCTGTAATGAAATGGTTAAATCCTCGCTGA